A stretch of [Clostridium] innocuum DNA encodes these proteins:
- the rmuC gene encoding DNA recombination protein RmuC, protein MELYVLIFLILCVVLLFIFLFLQQRPAKSADSERVLRELNAQREDMAAMQQQFNNQLMMLQTQISQLMKTDLQSLHENVEQRMSHLELTLNENLHHGYQTTTQVFGKVLQQMGRLDESQQSIREVSASILQLQNVLNDKKTRGIFGEIELYSLLETAMGTDEHRYQKQYKLSNGTIADAVLFASEPLRMICIDSKFPLENYNRLMSADTAQEKARAHAQFVQDVKRHIRAIASKYILPQETAEFACMFLPAEAVFSYIYASCDEVVRYSYEEKVYMVSPTTLMAYLTAIRAIYLGVQRNEHVEQIQQELKHLQVEFERFHKRYQTVGSDFERTYQDMRQLQITAGKIVKRFEEIQEVQLDKKKDSAA, encoded by the coding sequence ATGGAACTATATGTGTTGATATTTTTAATTCTGTGTGTTGTACTGCTGTTTATCTTTCTGTTTCTGCAGCAGCGGCCGGCAAAATCAGCAGACAGTGAACGAGTGCTGCGGGAGCTGAACGCACAGCGAGAGGATATGGCAGCCATGCAGCAGCAATTCAACAATCAGCTGATGATGCTGCAGACGCAGATTTCCCAGCTGATGAAAACCGATTTGCAGTCTCTGCATGAAAACGTCGAACAGCGGATGAGCCATCTGGAGCTTACGCTGAATGAGAATCTGCACCATGGCTATCAGACGACAACACAGGTTTTCGGCAAGGTGCTGCAGCAGATGGGAAGGCTGGATGAAAGTCAGCAGAGCATCAGGGAGGTCTCTGCATCCATCCTGCAGCTGCAGAATGTGTTAAATGATAAAAAGACCAGAGGCATCTTTGGTGAAATAGAATTGTACAGTCTTTTGGAAACGGCGATGGGGACGGATGAGCATCGTTATCAGAAGCAGTATAAGCTGAGCAACGGAACGATTGCGGATGCTGTTCTGTTCGCCAGTGAACCGCTGCGTATGATTTGTATTGATTCCAAATTTCCGCTGGAAAATTATAACCGTCTGATGTCAGCGGATACGGCGCAGGAAAAGGCCAGAGCACATGCTCAGTTTGTACAGGATGTGAAAAGGCATATCCGCGCCATCGCTTCCAAGTATATACTGCCGCAGGAAACAGCGGAATTTGCCTGCATGTTTCTGCCTGCCGAAGCAGTGTTTTCCTATATTTATGCGAGCTGTGATGAGGTCGTGCGTTACTCTTATGAAGAAAAGGTGTATATGGTCTCACCGACGACACTGATGGCATATCTGACCGCAATACGTGCAATCTATCTGGGCGTACAGCGCAATGAGCATGTGGAACAGATTCAGCAGGAGCTGAAGCATCTGCAGGTCGAGTTTGAGCGGTTTCATAAGCGTTATCAGACAGTCGGCAGTGATTTTGAGCGAACCTATCAGGATATGCGGCAGCTGCAGATTACAGCTGGAAAGATTGTGAAGCGCTTTGAAGAGATTCAGGAGGTGCAGCTGGATAAAAAGAAGGATAGCGCAGCATAA
- a CDS encoding YitT family protein: MRLKPSVRDLITVGCVIIGSLLCAININTFINAGGLFPGGFTGLTVFIQRCAEKYMNLQVPYSAVNFALNAIPAYIGYKTVGKKFTLYSCVMIVLTGVFVEILPVTNITEDILLITIFGGILQGVALGIALRGNASSGGTDFIAMWISQRTNQPAWNYILAMNAVMLVAAGYLFGWNAALYSIIFQFCSTQVINFVHTRYKRMTLFIVTSNPDIVIEEIQNSTHHGVTRLEGIGTYYGRPRTMLYTVVDSQNVKGLVTRIREIDQTSFVNVTKTESVEGKFYQRPIE; this comes from the coding sequence ATGAGATTAAAACCAAGTGTCAGAGATCTGATTACGGTAGGCTGTGTGATTATCGGATCACTTCTCTGCGCCATCAATATCAATACCTTTATCAATGCCGGGGGCTTGTTTCCGGGCGGCTTTACCGGACTGACGGTATTCATTCAGCGATGCGCGGAAAAATATATGAACCTGCAGGTTCCGTATTCTGCCGTCAACTTTGCATTGAATGCCATACCGGCCTACATCGGCTACAAAACAGTAGGAAAGAAATTCACACTGTATTCCTGTGTGATGATTGTTTTAACCGGTGTGTTTGTTGAAATCCTGCCGGTTACCAATATCACGGAGGATATTCTGCTGATTACCATATTCGGTGGAATTTTACAGGGTGTCGCCTTGGGCATCGCCTTACGCGGGAATGCCAGCAGCGGCGGAACGGATTTCATCGCCATGTGGATTTCACAAAGGACCAATCAGCCAGCCTGGAATTATATCCTGGCTATGAATGCCGTAATGCTTGTGGCTGCCGGATATCTGTTCGGATGGAATGCTGCGCTGTATTCCATAATCTTTCAGTTCTGCTCCACACAGGTTATCAATTTTGTGCATACCCGTTACAAGCGGATGACGCTGTTCATCGTCACCAGCAATCCGGATATCGTGATTGAGGAAATTCAGAATTCCACACATCACGGCGTAACGCGGCTGGAGGGGATCGGTACCTATTACGGGCGGCCGAGAACCATGCTGTACACAGTTGTGGATTCTCAGAATGTCAAGGGGCTTGTCACCCGAATCCGTGAAATTGATCAGACCAGCTTTGTCAATGTGACAAAGACGGAAAGTGTTGAGGGGAAATTCTATCAGCGGCCGATTGAATAA
- a CDS encoding asparagine synthase, giving the protein MKQFLAVAALNEAVKKHCDTRRDVKIYTEGFKAVQHEAMEFSVMCDGELYQLEKLHEELRQAGFPNPSSMEEAVLYAYLLWGEKAMEHMEGAYSFIIRKGDSLFCAKDPLGLRPIYYLIKDNCIWISCRIQPLLDASDTPAVLNREGLLELFAFGPSISENQTLYKDVHALPMGSLLRISAGKLEIKTYYKLSAHPHTDTLQETITKVHELMSASIHAQASGAQASFLSGGLDSSLITSVAAKKNPQWRTYSLDYEGNKENFKGNMYQVSLDASFIQDMCEFCQCEHTPLMLSQQELCDLLEDAMLAREAPGMADVDSSLLWLCRKVAEKEQIILSGECSDEIFGGYPWFYRDELKDLDTFPWLRSTKERISLLHPDLQRLPYEDYIAKRYAESIQDIEYLDTDSEEDRRARIHTVLCLHWFMQTLVTRQVCMGDAAHLNIRAPFANVKLLEYVYNIPWEMKFLKQEEKGILRKAFEHELPESVAHRKKNPFPKTHNPRYAELVSKRLQERYEDPTSPLHELFDDVKLKELIDTKGESFQLPWYGQLMSGPQLLAYLYQIDRWIVTKHISIEK; this is encoded by the coding sequence ATGAAACAATTTTTAGCCGTAGCTGCCCTAAATGAGGCAGTCAAAAAGCACTGCGATACCCGCAGGGATGTCAAGATATATACCGAGGGCTTCAAAGCTGTACAGCATGAAGCAATGGAATTTTCTGTTATGTGTGATGGGGAGCTGTATCAGCTTGAAAAATTACACGAGGAATTGCGACAGGCTGGTTTTCCTAATCCCTCCAGTATGGAGGAAGCCGTCTTGTATGCCTATCTGCTCTGGGGCGAAAAAGCGATGGAGCATATGGAGGGTGCTTATTCCTTTATTATACGGAAAGGTGATTCCCTCTTCTGTGCCAAGGATCCGCTCGGGCTTCGCCCAATCTATTATCTGATCAAGGACAACTGCATTTGGATCAGCTGCCGGATTCAGCCTCTGCTGGATGCTTCGGATACACCGGCCGTTCTGAATCGCGAGGGACTTTTGGAGCTGTTTGCCTTTGGCCCCAGCATCAGTGAAAATCAGACGCTGTATAAGGATGTCCATGCATTGCCGATGGGCTCCCTGCTTCGTATATCCGCCGGTAAGCTGGAGATAAAAACATATTATAAGCTTTCCGCACATCCGCATACGGATACCTTACAGGAGACCATCACGAAGGTACACGAGTTGATGAGTGCCTCTATCCACGCACAGGCGTCTGGTGCACAGGCAAGCTTTCTCTCAGGCGGACTGGATTCCAGCCTGATAACGAGCGTTGCCGCAAAAAAGAATCCGCAATGGCGTACCTATTCTCTGGATTATGAAGGGAATAAAGAAAATTTCAAGGGGAATATGTATCAGGTTTCTCTGGATGCTTCCTTCATTCAGGATATGTGTGAGTTCTGTCAATGTGAGCATACACCGCTTATGCTGTCACAGCAAGAGCTCTGTGATCTGCTGGAGGATGCTATGCTGGCAAGAGAGGCACCGGGTATGGCAGATGTGGATTCCAGCTTGCTGTGGCTGTGCCGTAAGGTTGCTGAAAAGGAACAGATCATTTTAAGCGGAGAGTGCTCGGACGAGATTTTTGGCGGCTATCCGTGGTTTTACCGGGACGAGTTAAAGGATTTGGATACCTTTCCATGGCTGCGCTCCACAAAAGAGAGAATCTCTTTGCTTCATCCGGATTTGCAGCGTCTTCCGTATGAGGACTATATCGCAAAGCGTTATGCGGAAAGCATACAGGATATTGAATATCTGGATACCGACAGTGAGGAGGACCGCCGTGCGCGTATTCACACCGTGCTGTGTCTGCACTGGTTTATGCAGACGCTGGTTACCCGTCAGGTATGCATGGGAGATGCAGCGCATTTGAATATCCGTGCCCCGTTTGCCAATGTGAAGCTGCTGGAATACGTATATAACATCCCATGGGAGATGAAGTTTCTGAAGCAGGAGGAAAAAGGCATTCTGCGAAAGGCATTTGAACATGAGCTGCCTGAAAGTGTTGCCCATCGGAAAAAGAACCCGTTTCCAAAGACACACAATCCCCGATACGCCGAGCTGGTCAGCAAACGTCTGCAGGAGCGTTATGAGGATCCGACAAGCCCGCTGCATGAGTTGTTTGATGATGTAAAATTAAAAGAGCTGATTGATACAAAGGGGGAAAGCTTTCAGCTGCCATGGTACGGTCAACTTATGAGCGGACCACAGCTGCTTGCCTATCTGTATCAGATTGACCGATGGATCGTTACCAAGCATATCTCGATTGAAAAATAG
- a CDS encoding nitroreductase — MELQEAIIARYSCRSFTERAIDSALLKTCVETAGLAPSACNSQPWKFHIIQDPAMVALTQPFTKHAAFIVVEEQKPVVSERIVNRMKNQEFHQVDIGIACAYLCLQAAELGLDTCMIGYFHEKKIKELLQIPDKKRIRLVIAVGYGSQQRRKTDRKTLQDSLTIHESL, encoded by the coding sequence ATGGAACTACAGGAAGCGATTATCGCAAGATACAGCTGCCGCAGCTTTACAGAGCGTGCGATTGATTCAGCGCTGCTGAAAACATGTGTGGAAACCGCGGGGCTGGCACCATCCGCATGCAACTCGCAGCCTTGGAAATTTCACATCATCCAAGACCCGGCCATGGTAGCCCTGACACAGCCCTTTACAAAGCATGCAGCTTTTATCGTTGTTGAAGAACAAAAGCCGGTGGTTTCTGAGCGAATCGTGAATCGCATGAAGAATCAGGAATTTCATCAGGTGGATATCGGTATTGCGTGTGCATATCTGTGCCTGCAGGCTGCTGAGCTTGGTTTGGATACATGCATGATTGGATATTTTCACGAAAAGAAAATCAAAGAGCTGCTGCAGATACCGGATAAAAAAAGAATACGGCTCGTTATTGCTGTGGGCTACGGCAGTCAACAGAGACGAAAGACTGACAGAAAGACATTGCAGGATAGTCTGACAATACATGAATCGCTATAG